GCCGATGGTGTAGACGAACTTCGGCGCCAGCGGCAGCTGGGTGCCGTTGATCGCGCTCGGCGCGTTGGTCAGCGGGTTGGGGTTGAACTCCTTGACGCGGGCATCGGCATAGGCCGCGCTCGCCCGCAGGTTCAGCCCGTCGATCGGGTTGACGATCAGGTCGGCTTCGAAACCTTCGCTCTTGACCGTCCCGGCGTTGGTCAGGTTCGAAACCGTCGCGCCGTTGATCAGCACGAAATTGTTGGCCTGGAAGCCCTTGTATTCGACCGAGAAGGCCGCGACGTTGAGCTGCACGCGGTTATCGAGGAACTGGGTCTTGGCCCCGATTTCGAAGCTGTCGGACAGCTCCTCGTCGATCGGGCGGGCGTTGTTCGGCGCGGTGTGGTTGAAGAACACGTTGAACGCCGGACCCTTGTAGCCGCGGGTGTAGGACCCGTAGAACATCAGGTCGTCGGTCGGCTGGAACTGCAGCACGGCGCGGCCCGAAAGGTTGCCGTTGGTGGTTTCGCCGCGGCTGGTGTTGGTGCCGTTGCCGCCGTTGGCGACAAGACCGCCAGCCGGGTTGCCGTTGGTGCCGGGGCCGGTTGCGGGCAGGCCGGTGGTGCGGTTGACCGCCGGTGCGCGGGTGTGGCTGAACGACAGATCATCCCAGGTGTAACGCAGACCGCCAGTCAGCGAGAGCTGCTCGGTGATGCGATAGGTCGCCTGGCTGAAGATCGCGTAGTTCACCGAACGCACTTCGCTGCGCGAGGTGGCGGACGGGAAGATGGTGTTGACCGTATCGCTCAGGTTGCACGGACGCGCACCGCTGGCGGCGACCGGCAGGGTCGATGACGCACAGGTCACGTTGTTGCGGGTGAAGTCCTGCGTGTTGTCCGACTGCCAGGCGAAAACGCCCGCCTGATAGAAGAACGGTTTGGTCTGATCGGATGCGATACGGATTTCGGCCGAGACCTGCTCGGTCTTGACCACGCCGGTATCGTGAAGCTCACCCACGCCGACGATCGCGCGCGGCAGGAAGTCGCCTTCGCGCAGTTCGCGGTTGAACCAGTTGCGATAGCCGAGGACGACGCTGAGCGTGTGGGTATCGGTGATCTCGAAATCGCCGGTGCCGGTCAGGCTCCACTGCTTGTCTTCGGTGCTGGTGACGAGGTTGTGGTTGATGAAGCGCTGGTTTTCACCCTGTGCCGGACCGCCGGGCAGGCCCAGTTCGGCATCCTGCGCCGCATTGCCGCGGCTGGCGCCGGTGACGTCGGCGCAGCAATCATCATCGGCCTGGTAGTAATCGGCGATCAGGCGAACGGCATTGGCGCCGTCGTCATAATCCATGATCCCGCGCACGCCGTAGCGTTCGTAACCATTGACGGTGTTGTTGCGGCCGCCGTTGATGTTGGTGATGTTGCCATCAAAGCTGCCGTAGAAGCCGGTCAGGCGGGCGCTAAGGTTTTCGGCAATCGGGCCGGAGATCGCGGCGCGCAGGCGGTATTCCTCGCCTTCGAACCAGTCGGCACTGGCTTCGGCTTCAAGGGTGTCGGTGCCGCCCTTGGAGACGATGTTGACCAGACCGGCCGAGGCGTTGCGGCCGAACAGCGTGCCCTGCGGGCCGCGCAGCACTTCAAGCCGCTCCAGATCGACGATATCCATGAAGGCCTGACCCGAACGGGACAGAACGACGCCGTCGACAACGGTGGACACAGAAGGTTCGGCCGCGACCGAGAAGCTGATGGTGCCGACGCCGCGCATCACGATCGCGCTGTTGGCGCTGGTGGTGCCCTTGCGGAAGGTCACCGAGGGGATGACGGTGCTGATGTTTTCAAGGCTGAAGACCACCGCCTGTTCAAGCCGGTCACCCGAAACCGCAGAGATCGCGATGGGTACGTCCTGGACGTTTTCCTCGACCTTCTGGGCGGTTACGACGATTTCTTCGACCTGCGCCATGGCCGGCGCGGTGTAGAGCAGCGCCAGCGAACTGGCGGAAAGGGCAAGCGACTTAAGCGCAAAACGGGTGGTGGCAGACATGGTATTTCTCTCCCCTGCGTCGTGATCAACTCTTTCGGGCGATATCTCAGATCATCGCCCGTGCGGTCGATCTTTGGACCATCGGGTTGCGCTTTCTGTCTCATTCTGTCAAGCGGTGTCAGAACGGGCCAAGGGACAGCCCGGCGGAGAGATGACAGGCGGGAATGGCGCATCTGGAGGCGACAGAGGGGGGATTTGACCTGCGGCTGGCGGGCCGCACGATCCTTCGCCATGACCAGAATTCAACCGCGATTTCCGTGGCTTCGGGCAATCCGGACGTGGTGATGGTGCGCGGGAATTTCCGCCTTTCCGATAGCCCTGTGGCAGCAGCGCCACTCACCGGCAGCAATCGCGATTCAAGCGGGGGCGTTACCCTCTCGAACGGCGATGGCAGCGCCCAAGTGGCGGTGACGCTTGCGCCCGCTGCATCGCAGCTGGTGGTCGAGGCGCTTTCGGGGCACGACCGCATCACGATCGACCTCTCGCTTGCCGCCGATGACGTGCTGTGGGGCGGGGGCGAGCAGATGAGCTATCTCACCCTCAATGGCCGCAACTTCCCGATCTGGACCAGCGAGCCCGGCGTAGGGCGCGAACCCGGCACGCACCTGACCGATCAGGCGAGCGCGGATGGCTCCTTCGCGGGCGGGGACTACTGGACGACCAATTATCCCGAACCCACCGTGCTGTGTTCGGGCGGCTGGGCGATCAGCCTTGCCAATGCCGAATATTTGGAACTGGACGCGAGCGAGGCCGGGCGGCTGCGTGTTCACGTGTGGTCGGGCAAGGTTGCGATCGACCTGTTCGAAGGCGCGCCCGCCGATTTGACCCGCCAGCTGGGCGCCCGCTTCGGCCCGCGCCACGCCTTGCCCGAATGGGCGCTGGGCGGGGCGGTGGTCGGGCTCAAGCAGGGCGAGGCGAGTTTCGACCGGCTCGAAGCGCTGATCGATGCAGGCGCGACGGTCAGCGGCTTGTGGTGCGAGGACTGGGTCGGCATCCGCGAGACCAGCTTTGGCCGCCGGTTGTTCTGGGACTGGCAGTGGAACGCGGACCGTTATCCCGATCTTCCCGACCG
This DNA window, taken from Porphyrobacter sp. ULC335, encodes the following:
- a CDS encoding TonB-dependent receptor, with the translated sequence MSATTRFALKSLALSASSLALLYTAPAMAQVEEIVVTAQKVEENVQDVPIAISAVSGDRLEQAVVFSLENISTVIPSVTFRKGTTSANSAIVMRGVGTISFSVAAEPSVSTVVDGVVLSRSGQAFMDIVDLERLEVLRGPQGTLFGRNASAGLVNIVSKGGTDTLEAEASADWFEGEEYRLRAAISGPIAENLSARLTGFYGSFDGNITNINGGRNNTVNGYERYGVRGIMDYDDGANAVRLIADYYQADDDCCADVTGASRGNAAQDAELGLPGGPAQGENQRFINHNLVTSTEDKQWSLTGTGDFEITDTHTLSVVLGYRNWFNRELREGDFLPRAIVGVGELHDTGVVKTEQVSAEIRIASDQTKPFFYQAGVFAWQSDNTQDFTRNNVTCASSTLPVAASGARPCNLSDTVNTIFPSATSRSEVRSVNYAIFSQATYRITEQLSLTGGLRYTWDDLSFSHTRAPAVNRTTGLPATGPGTNGNPAGGLVANGGNGTNTSRGETTNGNLSGRAVLQFQPTDDLMFYGSYTRGYKGPAFNVFFNHTAPNNARPIDEELSDSFEIGAKTQFLDNRVQLNVAAFSVEYKGFQANNFVLINGATVSNLTNAGTVKSEGFEADLIVNPIDGLNLRASAAYADARVKEFNPNPLTNAPSAINGTQLPLAPKFVYTIGGDYTRDLGDAAVLYLNTDYRHTSRQFSDLGNVGPIDPYGIWNASIGFSDPEDKYRVTFHARNITDDSYVLLNIENGRRLQIPRDADRYFGVSLRARM